A segment of the Panacibacter ginsenosidivorans genome:
CTTGCCGCTGAACTATCTGTTGCCTGCACAGTAGTAGCTGCTGCATTATTTTCTGCTGCTCTTTCTTCGGGCGTCTGGCATGCATTAATAATTAAAAATGCTGCAAGCGTTGATGCTATTAAGTTGATCTTACTTTTCATACATTATCTGTTTTAGGTAAAGACAAACATTGTTCCAAAAAAGTGTATAGTAAAGTTGTGTTTAAAGTGTTGACCGGCAAATGCTCCATAAAGAGAAGAACGCACAAGTGAGTGACACAACCAAAGCTTTATAGCAGCACTGCGGTTGGTTTAATAAAATTTTACAGTCAATCGGTCCATTCAAAATTTTCTGTTTTGGGTATTATTTCAAAAACGGATTGAATGTTTGGAGGGGGCACCGCAAGCTTTCTTATCCTGGTGTCAAGCCAAGCGCCGTCAACAGTTATTACAGCACTCAGTGTATCCTTGTTTTTCCATACCTGGTGCACCATAGACCAGCGGCTCATATCGCGGCGGCTTTTACTTACAGCAACATCTACAGTAACAATATCTCCAAAAACAATTTCGCGTTTGAATACACATTCTTCTCTGAAAAGAATAGGCCCAAAATGTAATTGCTGCATTACGGCTGGCGTTAATGCATGTTCGCTTAAAAAAGATAAACGCAGGTATGCGCCCCAATCATAATAAACGGAATGACGCAGGTGAAAATTGGGATCCATATCGCTCCATCTTACTTCTACCTGTTTTATGAAACTGATCATAGGTTTGTTTTTAAAATGCAAATTTATTGATGTCCTGCACGAAGTAATAAAGGAAAAGAAATTTTACACAACCTATTATCAGGCCACAATTGATCCAGCTGTTGCAACAATCCGGCAGATAATGGATGACTGTTATTTGCCTTTATAAAATGTTGCACCGCGCTCCATGTGTTTAAGTAACCAATAAATTGTTCCTTAGTCCATTCGTATTCCATCTTTAGTGCCGGCGGAGTTATCTCTGTAAAAGGAAAAGGAATAGTTATATACAATTCATCAATGTATCTTCTTTCTTTATCCCAATACGGACCGGTGATGTTTTTATAAAAGTGCAAGAGCCATGGATCAACCAAACTGTTAACAGACAGAAGTCCATAACCAATTACAGCAATAACTCCATGCGGCTTCAACATTCTTTTTGCGTTGGTATAAAATTTATCAAAATCAAACCAATGAATTGCCTGTGCAATCGTAATAAGATCAAAATATTTATCGGGAAAAGAAGATTCTTCCGCTGCTTCTATTTTATAAAATACATTTGTCAACGCAGGTGCTTCTGCAAGTTGTTTTGCACTTATATCTGTAGCATGCACCTGATTAAATTTCTTTGAAAGTTCAGCAGCAACCTGTCCATTGCCTGTTGCAATATCAAGTGCCTTGTCAAATGAATTTATGTGGGTGTAAAAAAAATCGTATAAGGTTGCAGGATAATGAGGCCTGAAGTGTGCGTATGCTTTCGACTGCTTCGAGAAATTATCTTTCATCAGTTAAAATTCAATTGTAAATTTATAACCTATGAACCAATCTTATACAAGAACTGTTAATCCTACTGTGAAATTAATTGTATCATTAATACTTACATTACTTGTTGGTTTTGGGGCAGGATTTGCTACAGCCACTTCTATTAATTCATGGTACTCCACGCTGGATAAACCATTTTTCAATCCACCAAACT
Coding sequences within it:
- a CDS encoding acyl-CoA thioesterase produces the protein MISFIKQVEVRWSDMDPNFHLRHSVYYDWGAYLRLSFLSEHALTPAVMQQLHFGPILFREECVFKREIVFGDIVTVDVAVSKSRRDMSRWSMVHQVWKNKDTLSAVITVDGAWLDTRIRKLAVPPPNIQSVFEIIPKTENFEWTD
- a CDS encoding class I SAM-dependent methyltransferase, producing the protein MKDNFSKQSKAYAHFRPHYPATLYDFFYTHINSFDKALDIATGNGQVAAELSKKFNQVHATDISAKQLAEAPALTNVFYKIEAAEESSFPDKYFDLITIAQAIHWFDFDKFYTNAKRMLKPHGVIAVIGYGLLSVNSLVDPWLLHFYKNITGPYWDKERRYIDELYITIPFPFTEITPPALKMEYEWTKEQFIGYLNTWSAVQHFIKANNSHPLSAGLLQQLDQLWPDNRLCKISFPLLLRAGHQ